In Solanum lycopersicum chromosome 3, SLM_r2.1, the genomic stretch CAAGGAATCATACTATAACATATTAGAAGCAATGCTGTCTGAATGGTATATAGCTTATAGGGGTAAGTACATGCAAAAGTTATTATTCTCACCTTTAGTGCGACGAAGCATAACAGTCTTAAGCACGGCCTGCAGCTTTCTGTACCCAGTTGTTGGGTGTCTTTGGATTGGAACCTTGATTGTGGAGCAGAATTGTTTGTACACTGCATATGGGTCATATTTGAGGAATCTGAAGTAACTGTAAAGGTCATCAACTGCATTTTGGATAGGTGTTCCTGACAAACACCATCTACGTTTAGCTCGGAGACCCCAACAAGCCCTAGCTACTTGGGTTCTGTAATTCTTGATGCTTTGTGCCTCATCCAGCACGACCCTATACCATCCCACCCTGGCAAGAGGGCGTGCACTGGCTTCAAGCAATTCCTTATCCACCTCTTTTTTCGCCTTTGATGAACTTTTCTTTGAGCTCGAAGGagtttttctctttttactaGAAGGTAATTCATGAGTTCCTTTTCCTGTCTCCTCATCGTCTTCTCCAACAGGCTGCTTAGGGACCTCCATGCTTACGATTGAATATGTTGTGACCACCACATCATACTTTGCTAGTTCAACAGGGTCCTTTGTTCTACCACTACCATGATATACTAGAACAGAGAGATTTGCTTTGTTTGTTACCTTATTGTGCAACTCCTCAGACCACTGACGGAGGACACTGGTAGGACAAACGACAAGGGTACCAGCAGCTGGCCTCCCTTTTGCATGCAAAGAAGTTTTACAGCCCAAGCCAGAATTTTCATCAACTTGACAAGAAGGCGAACCTTGCTTTGACATGTCAAACTCAGAtaaaacatcatcatcatctaaaTTCAATGTCTCCGTTTTAGTTTGTCTGGTGATGGCTGTAGAAAGTCTTGAAGATGGAGATCTTTCTTTGAGAATAAGTGCAATTGTTGATATAGTTTTTCCAAGTCCCTAAAAAAAAGACGATCATTAAGAGAGAAAGACTAGTCGGAAGGCTATGTTTATCATGTCAACAGATCAAAATTTGGCAAATTAAAGTGTCAAAAGATAACCTGATCATCAGCGAGTATCCCACCACAACAGGGTACAGCAGCTTTTTCCTTCTTAACCATCCATGATAAAGCAATGCGCTGTGCATAAATAGAATGACTGTCATTAGATAATTCCTCACATAAATTCAATATGTAATACGTTTATCTCTTGTTTTTTTGCAAGTGTAGATTCTCCTTCATATGGAGGAAGAAGCACTAGAGAAACTATAGTCTGCAATATGTGGCTGCTAGCTTATGATGCAAGTCTGACACAAGGAAATTTACAACAAAGGGGATGAATATTTGCAGCAGATGCTACTTATTAAAAGGAGGAAGAGTATAGGAGCCATCTTTCTTGTAATGCACAAGAAACTATGGGATCTGATTTCAACCTTTTAAACTTGTCTTTTGTCATGCCTTCTCACAGTGATGAAAAGACCTGTTGGCTTCTTGGAGGGAAGATTATGGCATACAGTGCCACCTTGGGTCTGCTGGGGTTTTGCAGGGCAAAAAAAACTCCTTGTGATTTGACGGGATAACAGTTTCTATGCAGATGCTAAAGTTCAAAGGGCTTTGCTTTTTGGCGTTTGGGGATTGACACAGGTTGTAAAAGATGGAAACACCATGTTAGATTTCATAAACTCACTACAAGAGTAGAGCTAAGAAGTAGATAGAAATCTCTCATTTGTTTTTGCATAGAAATTACCCTGACCATTTTCGTTTTAATTCTCTACTGTTTTGTATTAATAGTATCCTTAGACCTTAGTCATCAATTAAGAAACAAGAAGTTGAATAATTCAGGAAATACACAATATAATCAACCAATAGAATAGTTCAGAGAATTCACATATCACTGATGGATTTGTCAGCATATAAGTTATGGTTTTTTTAGCTAATGATATTATTTTAGTAAAGAATTATTTCTCTAAATTCCCAGGCAATTGCACCAAAAAATTCAAGTAGACCCACTTAGTACAATATTGACGATTTCCCATCTAGATTGATAAATTTCAGGTACATGCTGCACTTAGAAAACTTAATGTTCTATTCCTATAAAGATAGAAACCATGAAACAATACTCAAAGTACTCAACCTGGTGTCTCAAAAGAGGAACAGCCAAAAGACCATCAGGAGGACTTTCTTCTGATTTCGGCTGAGAAAGATCCTGCAACATGTATCACAGCATTAGTCTGCTTAAAATTTACTTAAGGTGAAAATACTACACATTTTTCTACAGGTTCATCATTTTCCAGCAAAAAGAACTATAAGCACAGACAACTTTCAAAAGTCAGGAGACGAAATTTCCTGTTTTAATCATGCACATACACAGCAAACCATAAATTCAACAGCAGAAAGGTGCAGAATCCAACATATCCCTTGAATTAATCATGCTTAAAGAATGTCAACTCCTTTGAAACTAATAAGACTATTACCAACAAAGATACACGAGAAGAAATCATTCAAAGGGTGAAAATAGCCAGAGAAATAGTTAAGGAAtagataataattttgaaaaagggtcACTAGCATGACAACATTTTGGAGCACAGTTCTTGCAGGCATGAGCACACTGAGATAGTGACAGTTATTAGACCTCACCTGCAAGGCAACTTGATAAATGACATGCTCATCATTTAGCTTTGGCCTCGTTTGTCCTACTTCAAACCTCTTTTGACCCACGTCAGCTGGAGCAAAAGAGTCAGTAATTGTAGTACGTTGTAGAACGACAAGAGACTTTCCATTAGCACATGGATTTGCCTTTGCAGGTGCACTTATATCCTCGAGAATGCATagatcatcatcatcctcactATGGCTTCTTTGATTCAATGAATTTCTCTGAATTCCTTGATGAGTGATTGTAGATAGACGAGAAccattaacttttaaaaacctGCGTTTTTCCCCCCTCTCTAAATTTGCACAACCGAACTGTTGCTTCATTGAAGTTGATGACGATGATACAgatttttctctaattttcacATCCGCGAGGTGATCATGAGGAACCAGAATGTTTTTTTCTGAACAAGTTTCTTCAAAACTATCAAGGTGATAAGAAGGCCTATTATATTGAAGTACACCATTTTGATCTTTTGGATACACCAAAAGATCATTACTTGAAAGGGAAGTTACAGGAGCAGGACAAAATGAATTTGCGAGCTCAGAAACTGTAGGTATATCAGCACCACCTAgaagttcatttttctcattgctTCTGCAAAACTGCTGGTTTTGAAAAAGGTAACTTGACTGATTGCGAGGCAAAGCCTGACGAAATATCTTTCCCATATTATTGCTGCCTGTTAATCTGGAGAACAAGTCGCCACTATTTAATAATGTTTCGTTACCACCATTATAATAGGAACTGAAGTTCCCAACACCAAAATTTGGAGTCACTTGACACTCAGGAGCCTGCTGAGCTTCTTCACCTGCTCTTGTTGTCCAGTTCCCACATGCTATTCCAGTCTCTGAGTCAGCAATCCCAGTTGTATGGTTCAATTGTTCATCCATTACATTTAGCATCTTATCATTGTGAGACGGCATTTCAAAATTAAGGTTATTTGGTGCATCCTGCTTCAGGAAAGAATATGCATGGGAAGGTTGTGCATAATTATCCCAAGTTCCAGGCAAAGCATCAGAACTCTGACATAAACCAAGTCTAGAATAGTATTGATCAGCCGAAGATACAGCTACTTCCATGCTTGATGTTTCTTTTGCAGCTAATGTTCCTGAGCTTTTGAACTTGTTCTCTGCAGCTGATTGGCTTAGCAGCAACCCTGAAATATCAATTATGTtcacaaagaaattaaaaacaaaaaagagtaaataGAAACTCCAACAGAAAAGAACCTACAAGCGAAGTTGACAGTAACAGAAAGGCCAACTACAAAGAAGGTCAACATACATTCAGAGCGAGATTCCTGCTCTGGAGAACCAGCGTTAATAATGAGTTAACATATTGTACAGCTGATATCCGTATTCAATTTATTACATCATTGATATGATCAGTATTAACAGCAAAGCTAAAACAGCCACAACAACTGGACATCTAAGTTTGAATTCCCTTACTTTCTTGCTGGACATTAGATGAAGTACTCTGAGAGATGTTATCCCTGTCACTGAACCATTCATTGTCCTGACCAAGTCTCCAATCAGTCAGGCTTCCATAGAAATTATGTACTGGAGAGCATCTATCTAATTGAAATCCAAGCTTTCTGCCATCAACAATTGAATTCCCTGCGGAATCAGATGAGCCATCGGAAACACCAGTCCTTGTATCTGAAACTTCTGAGTTGGACGAAGGGGAAACTCCAATGTGTCCAAGAAATTGAGCCCTTGAAGCTGAAGATCTCTCCAAATCTGAATAACCTACACAAAAATAGCAAAGAGATCAAGAATCAAATATCATGATGAGTAATAAGCAACATAATCTAATAACAACATCATATTTCTGAAGTAAGCAGGGTTATCAACTAACCTTGCCCCATGTCATTTTGCAATAAATCCTCCGGCATACTCTGCAAATTGATgctcaaatattaaaataattgacaAACTGGGGTAAGAATTGTAAGACTAAATTATTCACATGATCCAATAACAGACGCCTACAGTATGTATCCCCAGCCTGGAGATAGAAAAGCAAAGAAGACTTAGAAGTATATGATTTTACATAACCAtctcgtttttttttttttgataaaggcAACAAGATAACCATCTCGTTTTTGTTTTTTGACTTAATGACCCTGGTGGCCTGATTTCATTCATTAAGCTTTTTGTCAACTTATTTTTAGAGTAGTACATAGTAAAAAACAGAATTTATCTGACATCTCACATCAACTTTAATTGTGCTTGGCCCAGGTCCAACACCTCTTTGACACAATAATGGAACCAGTTGCCCAGCACTTATTCAACAAGCCATTGAAATTTACAAGGTGCGTTGTCTAGAAGTTTTAGTAATCCTTGAGAGTAATATTGATCATCTTGACAAACCCATTACTAAAGCATAGTACCACATATCTCTATTTCTATAACTAAATATTCACAACTTCAACTGTATTAACTATTAagaattttatttgttcaatttacTCAATGACAGCTACAGATTGTTTCTATTGACATGTCCTTTATctctgaaaaaataaatcatactaCTTGCGTATTTCCATTTGTTCAATTTACTCCAACACGTCTATAAATTCATTCAACCAACATGTCCTTATTTGTGAGAACTTGCAGAC encodes the following:
- the LOC101251257 gene encoding helicase-like transcription factor CHR28, which produces MMMADKASEYWLSSEDPSVDFDLNFDGPSMDIDDLLSIIEEKSDPPAQQSMPEDLLQNDMGQGYSDLERSSASRAQFLGHIGVSPSSNSEVSDTRTGVSDGSSDSAGNSIVDGRKLGFQLDRCSPVHNFYGSLTDWRLGQDNEWFSDRDNISQSTSSNVQQERLLLSQSAAENKFKSSGTLAAKETSSMEVAVSSADQYYSRLGLCQSSDALPGTWDNYAQPSHAYSFLKQDAPNNLNFEMPSHNDKMLNVMDEQLNHTTGIADSETGIACGNWTTRAGEEAQQAPECQVTPNFGVGNFSSYYNGGNETLLNSGDLFSRLTGSNNMGKIFRQALPRNQSSYLFQNQQFCRSNEKNELLGGADIPTVSELANSFCPAPVTSLSSNDLLVYPKDQNGVLQYNRPSYHLDSFEETCSEKNILVPHDHLADVKIREKSVSSSSTSMKQQFGCANLERGEKRRFLKVNGSRLSTITHQGIQRNSLNQRSHSEDDDDLCILEDISAPAKANPCANGKSLVVLQRTTITDSFAPADVGQKRFEVGQTRPKLNDEHVIYQVALQDLSQPKSEESPPDGLLAVPLLRHQRIALSWMVKKEKAAVPCCGGILADDQGLGKTISTIALILKERSPSSRLSTAITRQTKTETLNLDDDDVLSEFDMSKQGSPSCQVDENSGLGCKTSLHAKGRPAAGTLVVCPTSVLRQWSEELHNKVTNKANLSVLVYHGSGRTKDPVELAKYDVVVTTYSIVSMEVPKQPVGEDDEETGKGTHELPSSKKRKTPSSSKKSSSKAKKEVDKELLEASARPLARVGWYRVVLDEAQSIKNYRTQVARACWGLRAKRRWCLSGTPIQNAVDDLYSYFRFLKYDPYAVYKQFCSTIKVPIQRHPTTGYRKLQAVLKTVMLRRTKGTCIDGKPIINLPEKHIVLRKVEFTDEEREFYCRLEAQSRAQFAEYAAAGTVKQNYVNILLMLLRLRQACDHPLLVGGSNSGSVWRSSIEEAKKLPREKLADLLNCLEASLAICGICSDPPEDAVVTVCGHVFCNQCISEHLTGDDTQCPVSACKVQLSGSSVFTKAMLSDFLSGQPRLQNNPDCAGSDVAESLNRSPYDSSKIKAALQVLQSLPKAKSCTLSGRLSGSDDEGASPSENTCDNHAGESSAHTSSKDTTTIAGEKAIVFSQWTGMLDLLEACLKNSSIQYRRLDGTMSVLARDKAVKDFNTLPEVSVIIMSLKAASLGLNMVAACHVLLLDLWWNPTTEDQAIDRAHRIGQTRPVTVLRLTVKDTVEDRILALQQKKREMVASAFGEDETGSRQTRLTVEDLEYLFKI